From the genome of Maniola jurtina chromosome 10, ilManJurt1.1, whole genome shotgun sequence, one region includes:
- the LOC123869236 gene encoding vesicular acetylcholine transporter produces MAEPPQSIWQKIDSSVIPVVNLEVREVREILWEKIQEPTTQRKIILVIVAIALLLDNMLYMVIVPIIPDYLRYIGAWGEEAYDHVVTLEPIIVGNRTVIPTKIIPATHEGQESATGVLFASKAIVQLMVNPFSGALIDRIGYDIPMMIGLIIMFLSTSIFACGRSYGMLFFARSLQGVGSAFADTSGLAMIADRFTEENERSKALGIALAFISFGCLVAPPFGGALYQFAGKEVPFLILALVSLMDGFMLLLVMKPLKTQMKEAAEPKTPGTPIWKLLIDPYIAVCAGALMMSNVALAFLEPTISLWMEDNLTKDNWKIGMIWLPAFFPHVLGVVITVKMAKKYPHLQWLMAAAGLALEGLCCFIIPFATSYKMLMIPICGICFGIALIDTALLPTLGYLVDVRYVSVYGSIYAIADISYSFAYAVGPIIAGEVVEMIGFTALNLFIAFSNLLYAPVLMYLRHIYDFKPFENEANILMADPPDKEYQTYTMQDQRPVNGDFKNHLEYSNVPQEMQESDVDSSRYDYQEGYQNYSQGYEQQGYQQEAYSQPRQLPAQPQPAASNPFRAAAAAPAAPPPAPVPPAPTQPPIRNPFRQGF; encoded by the coding sequence ATGGCGGAACCACCACAGTCGATATGGCAGAAGATAGACAGTTCGGTTATTCCTGTCGTAAATCTAGAAGTGCGGGAGGTCCGCGAGATACTATGGGAGAAGATACAGGAACCCACCACGCAAAGGAAAATCATCCTAGTCATAGTAGCTATAGCTCTTCTCTTAGACAACATGCTTTATATGGTTATCGTGCCGATCATACCGGACTACTTGCGGTATATAGGTGCGTGGGGCGAGGAAGCCTACGATCATGTAGTCACTTTAGAACCTATAATAGTAGGCAACAGAACTGTTATACCAACTAAAATCATCCCAGCCACTCATGAAGGGCAAGAATCAGCAACGGGAGTTCTGTTCGCGTCGAAGGCGATAGTGCAGCTCATGGTTAACCCGTTCTCCGGTGCCTTAATTGACCGCATAGGGTACGATATACCCATGATGATCGGACTTATCATTATGTTTCTGTCCACATCGATATTTGCTTGCGGCAGAAGTTACGGTATGTTGTTCTTCGCGAGAAGTCTTCAAGGCGTAGGATCCGCCTTCGCTGATACTTCTGGGTTAGCCATGATCGCTGACAGGTTCACAGAAGAGAACGAACGCTCAAAAGCATTAGGTATAGCACTTGCATTTATCAGTTTTGGATGTCTGGTTGCGCCGCCTTTTGGGGGAGCTTTATACCAGTTTGCGGGAAAAGAAGTACCTTTCCTTATCCTCGCATTGGTATCCCTCATGGACGGATTTATGCTGCTTCTTGTGATGAAACCTTTAAAGACGCAAATGAAAGAAGCGGCCGAACCTAAGACTCCCGGTACGCCGATTTGGAAACTTTTAATAGATCCGTATATTGCCGTTTGCGCTGGTGCTCTTATGATGTCAAACGTCGCGTTGGCATTTCTCGAGCCGACGATATCGCTGTGGATGGAAGACAATCTAACGAAAGACAATTGGAAGATTGGAATGATTTGGTTGCCGGCATTTTTCCCGCACGTTCTCGGTGTAGTTATAACAGTCAAAATGGCAAAGAAGTATCCCCATCTACAGTGGCTGATGGCAGCTGCTGGCTTAGCGCTCGAAGGTTTATGCTGTTTCATTATACCATTCGCTACTTCATACAAAATGCTAATGATACCAATTTGCGGGATATGCTTCGGCATCGCTCTCATTGATACTGCATTATTACCGACTCTGGGTTATTTGGTGGACGTTCGGTACGTCTCCGTATACGGGAGCATCTATGCAATCGCAGACATATCTTATTCTTTCGCCTACGCAGTGGGACCGATCATCGCTGGAGAGGTCGTCGAAATGATAGGCTTCACGGCTCTCAATCTCTTCATCGCCTTCAGTAACTTGCTGTACGCTCCAGTGCTGATGTATCTCAGACACATCTATGACTTCAAGCCGTTCGAGAACGAAGCTAATATTTTGATGGCTGATCCGCCAGACAAAGAGTACCAGACCTACACGATGCAAGACCAGAGGCCTGTGAACGGTGACTTCAAGAATCATTTGGAGTATAGCAATGTGCCTCAAGAGATGCAGGAGTCTGACGTGGACAGTTCGAGGTACGATTATCAGGAGGGGTATCAGAATTATTCTCAAGGGTACGAGCAGCAGGGGTACCAGCAGGAAGCCTACAGCCAGCCCCGGCAGCTGCCCGCGCAGCCGCAGCCGGCAGCCAGCAACCCCTTCagggccgccgccgccgcgcccgccgcgcccccGCCCGCCCCCGTGCCTCCAGCCCCAACACAGCCTCCCATCAGGAACCCCTTCCGACAAGGCTTCTAG